The genomic region TTTGCAACCAATACGCGGCTGTCCCTGGCGTACACCGCATCCGCGCTTTCAGGATTTCCTTTTCCCATCAACTTCACTTCGCACGGAAAACCTTCCTCTGTATCATCAAACAAGTAAAAATCAGATTCACGTTGTGAGTCTGGGAGCTTACCTTGATCGTAATATTTTTGAGGCACTCGAAAAAGAGCGCAAAGCGTCGCCATTAAAGGCTTTTCGACTTGCTTTCCTGCTGTGCTCCATAATCCTCCCCTGAGGGCAGAGCGTTTGACAGCGAGTGTATTGATGACAATCAAACTTTCGTTGATATTCAAATCAACACTCACGTCCCGAAATTTTATTGTCAGGGCTATATTCATGCCATCTTGTTCGGTCAAACTGTTAATGGCATCGTAAAGCGCATCGTAATGCTCTATGGATGCTTCCAACACAATTTGTTTGCGGCCTGAATCGTACATATTTGTGATTGTCTTTTTATTCAGCCCTGAATGAATAGCGATTTCTTGAGGAGAAAATGAATCCGAACAAAGGAATTCCTTTTTGTACCAATCAACAGTCACATCTTTATTATCCAACTTGGCACAAGCAACACGTTTAAAAAAGTCCACAACGTATTGCAAGAACTCCGCATCAAGCAGCGTCACGATTTCAGAGCGGTAATCTTGTCCGGTGATCAGTTTTCGGATCATATTTTTGATAACAACACCGGTAACAGTCATAGGTTTTTATTCCTTTCCTCAAGTTCAGATTTTAGATCGGTAAGTGAGAGTACCCGAGGCTTGGCATGAGTAAACAAAGCAGCGTCAAGCAGCTGTTTTGAACGTTCAACATACTCCGCTTCCTTTTCGCAAAGAAGAAAATGCCGTTCATGAGTCAAGGCAACGTGTCCAACAGTTCCACTGCCGGCAAATGGGTCGAAGACAAGGTCGCCTTTAAAGGAATAAAACTGAACGACACGTGTTGCCAATTCAGCTGGGAAAACTGCTGGATGAATCTTGTCAGTTGCTGGGTTAATATGCCATAGATTCGTTTTTTCATACTCTCCCATAACTTTGCTCGCCTCAACAGTTTCGTCGTCGTATTGCCGGATGTTCCAATCGATCAGTTTGTCTGTTTTTTTACGATACACCATAACGCTTTCAGTGACAGAATTTGCCTTGTAACCGAGGGGTTTACGATGTTGAAAAAATCCACCATTTCGGTTCTTTGCAGCGTAGTCCGGTTTTGTCCAAACGATGTCATCAATGAACTCCCATCCTATATTAGTGAGACGCGGATGTAGATCGTAGGGAATGGCATATCGCTTGCTGGAATGTGCTCGACTAATGCGTGGAACGATAACAGGGGACGTGTTGAGCACAAAGAACCGTCCTTCTTTTGTAATACGATGCGTCTCCTTAAAAATCGCAGTTAGGAACTCAAGATATGCCTCGTAACTCTGATAAATCGTGTAATCGCGAGCGTTGTAATAAGGTGGTGACGTAAAGGTAAGATGGATTGACTCATCAGGGATTATCTTTAGTGCTTCTTGGACATCGGCATAGACAAGCACATTTTTGAGAGAATCTGGACTGGATGGATGGTGCTGATCTTTTTTTATACCCTGTGAGCGCGCGCTTTTGTGCTTCACCTCATTGGCGAGGTGTTCGCGGATGAGTTCATTCGGGTGTTCACTTAGAGAATCTAACGCTGTTTGGACTTCAGGTTTTTCCTTGAAGTAGAGCAAACCTCTTAGTGCCTGTAAGACAACTTTTGGATCTGCATCGGAGAGATACTGGATCAGGGTTGGAATTGCTTTCTCGCTTCTCATACGCCCAATCGCAGAAATTGCCTCGCGGCGGGCGAAAGTATTCTTTTCCGTGGATGCGAACCGTGAAAGTTCTGTCAAAAACTTTTCGTCTTTGAGTTTGCCTATATTTTTTGCTGCAAGCATACGAATTTTCGGATTCACGTGCGTAAGCAATGTGATGAATAACTCGCCGTTAAATCCGACTGGTAATTTGCCGAGGCTATCAAGCATTGACAGAAGTGCTGCTTCCTCACGAGTC from Candidatus Poribacteria bacterium harbors:
- a CDS encoding CfrBI family restriction endonuclease, translated to MTVTGVVIKNMIRKLITGQDYRSEIVTLLDAEFLQYVVDFFKRVACAKLDNKDVTVDWYKKEFLCSDSFSPQEIAIHSGLNKKTITNMYDSGRKQIVLEASIEHYDALYDAINSLTEQDGMNIALTIKFRDVSVDLNINESLIVINTLAVKRSALRGGLWSTAGKQVEKPLMATLCALFRVPQKYYDQGKLPDSQRESDFYLFDDTEEGFPCEVKLMGKGNPESADAVYARDSRVLVANTLSDLNKQQMDENGIFWVELKNADDYKRFEQVLNALSIPCQPFTGDIQDALDKILPVILSDDVQDSVTPEVVLREREQDDNSASQLLVDFE
- a CDS encoding restriction endonuclease subunit M; protein product: MLTKADIEHEKLKVNSSFFKDALAPTREEAALLSMLDSLGKLPVGFNGELFITLLTHVNPKIRMLAAKNIGKLKDEKFLTELSRFASTEKNTFARREAISAIGRMRSEKAIPTLIQYLSDADPKVVLQALRGLLYFKEKPEVQTALDSLSEHPNELIREHLANEVKHKSARSQGIKKDQHHPSSPDSLKNVLVYADVQEALKIIPDESIHLTFTSPPYYNARDYTIYQSYEAYLEFLTAIFKETHRITKEGRFFVLNTSPVIVPRISRAHSSKRYAIPYDLHPRLTNIGWEFIDDIVWTKPDYAAKNRNGGFFQHRKPLGYKANSVTESVMVYRKKTDKLIDWNIRQYDDETVEASKVMGEYEKTNLWHINPATDKIHPAVFPAELATRVVQFYSFKGDLVFDPFAGSGTVGHVALTHERHFLLCEKEAEYVERSKQLLDAALFTHAKPRVLSLTDLKSELEERNKNL